TCACCCACGTCGAGGACATAGAGGAGCGCAAGCGGCACGAGCTCCAGCTCGCACACCGCGCCAGCCATGACTCGCTGACCGGGCTGCCCAACAGCGCCGAGCTGCGGGCCCGTCTCAACAGCAGGCTGTGCGCGCTGCCGGGCCGCGCCGCCGGGGCCGAGGCCGGGCCGGGCGGTGACCTGTCCCGGCTGGACGCGGGCGGCTTCGGGTACGAGCAGGACGGCTTCCCCGACCTGGACGGGCTGGGCCCGCCTGGTGCCGGACCCGGGGGGATGGAGCCGTTCACCGGCCTCCACGGCGTCTCCGGCGCTGCGGCCGGGCGGCACGGCGCCGGCATGCCCGGTGTCTCGGGCGGCCTGGGCGGTCGGGACCACCATGTGCACGCGGTGCCGCCCGAGGGCGACGGGCCCGGTGAGAAGGGGCTGGCCGTCCTCTTCTGCGACCTGGACGGCTTCAAGTCCATCAACGACCGCTACGGCCACAACTGCGGCGACGCCGTCCTCATCGAGGTGGCGCGCAGGCTCTCGGCCGGGGTGCGGGACAACGACACGGTGGCCCGGCTGGGCGGCGACGAGTTCGTGGTGCTCGCCGACGGGCTCGGCCCCGCTGAGGCCCAGGACCTCGCGGTGCGGCTGCGGAACGCGATCATCCCCCCGATCAGGGTTGACGGCAGGGCAGTGCGGGTAGGCGCGAGCTTCGGAATCGGCTGGGCAGGCTGCGGAATGACGGCCGAAGAGGTCCTGCAATCCGCTGACCAGCGCATGTACATCGAGAAGCGGTCCCGGTCGAAGAGCCAGCGCCGGGCGGGTTAGCACTTTCCGTGGAGATCGGCTACGACCGCCACTAGAGATTCGCCCAAGAGAGGTAGGCTCGCCCGGATACCTGACGCAGTAGGGAGTGAGGGGATGACCGCCGAGAACAATGGCACGGGCGCCACACCGGGGGGTGGCGACGCCTCCCAGCCGGACACAGGGGCAGACGACGACCCGTTCGCCTACCTCTACCGGCAAGAGGGCGGCACCCAGCAGGCCTCTCCCGGTCAGCAGCCCGGCGTCCCCCGCCGTTCGTACAACCAGGTCCGCGCGGTCGGCGAGCGGCAGTACGGCTACGGATACCCCCAGCAACAGCAGCAGCGCGGCGGCTACGGCTACCCGCAGCAGCGATCCGGTGCCGGCGGTTACGGCTATCCGCAGCAGGCCCCGCCCCCGCCGCCCCAGCAGCCCAGCCCGCACTACGCCGCGCCCGAGACGATGGCCGGCGGGCGCGCCGCCTCGCGCCAGCAGGCCGGTGCCGGCGGCTACGGCTCCGGCTCCGGACGGCGCAGCCGCACCGGGCTGATGGTCGGAGCCATAGCCGTCGTCGCGGCCGTGGTCATCGGTATCGGCGCCGCGATCGTCTTCAACGACGGCAACCGCGCCCAGGGCAACGAGAGCGACGACGCCGGCACCTCCGAGCAGGCGGGCGGCGAGCCCGAAAAGGGTGAGAAGAACGACAACAAGAAGGACAAGCCCGCGCCCTCCGGGCTGCCCAAGGAGGACGCGGCCAGCCTCACACTCGCCGGTGGCACCCAGGCCGCCAAGGACATCCCGGGTGCCAAGGGCCGGGGCGGCACCTATGTCGCCGGTCTGAACAACCAGGGCGCCTCGGCGACGTGGGACATGAAGAACGTTCCGTCCCCCGGGCAGTACCGCCTTTACGTCCGCTTCGGGGTGCCCGGCAAGGACGCGGACGCCACGCTCACCGTCAACGGCAAGGCGGAGGGCCGTCCCCTCCAGATGAAGAACTTCTCGGGGACCAAGGAAGGCGACTGGGCCAAGGGCTGGCAGACCACCTGGTCGATCGTCCAGCTCAAGAAGGGCCAGAACTCGGTGAAGATCTCGTGCGAGTCCGGCAACCAGTGCGACGCCAATCTCGACCAGGTCTGGCTGAAGCGGAACTGACGCGGCACCCGCGCCGCCCACGGCGCGGGCTCGCCCACGTCGCGGGGAGCCGCGGCGCTGAGCCGGACGGCGCTGAGCCGGGCAGTGCTGAGGCGGCCGGTCAGGACGCGGTGCCGGACGGTCAGGGGATGTCGACCTGCTGGACCCTGACCGACGGCAGCAGCCGCGCGTAGGTCTCCTCGTCGAACTCGCCCGCCACCGGGGACCGTACGGTCGCCGCCGAGAGCGCCACCGCGCGGGCCAGCCGGTCCGGCCAGGGCAGCCCCTCCGCCAGGCCGGACAGCAGCCCGGCCACCGCCGAGTCACCCGCACCGGTGGGGTTGCCCGTCAGCCGCTCGGGTACGCCCGCGCTCCAGGTGCCGTCCTGGGTCACCATCAGCATTCCGTCGGCGCCGAGTGAGGCGGCCACCGCACGGGCGCCGCGCCGCTGGGCCGCACGGGCCGCGCGCAGCGGCTCGGAGGTGCCGGTGATGCCGGCCAGCTCGTGCGCGTTGGGCTTGACCAGTTCGGGCCGGGCCGCCAGCCCCCGGCGCAGCGGCTCGCCGCTGGTGTCCAGGAGCACCGGGGTGCGGGTGGTGCGGGCCTCCCGTACGAGTTCCGCGTAGGCGCCCACGGGTACGCCCGGCGGGAGGCTGCCGCACAGCGCCACCGCCTCGGTACCGGAGCGCAGCAGCAGGCGGTAGGCGTCGAGGAAGCTGTCCCACTCCTGGGGACCGACGTGCGGGCCCGGCTCGTTGAGCTGGGTGGTGTCGCCCGTGGACTCGTCCACCACGCCCACGGTGCGCCGGGTGCGCCCCGAGACCTCCACCAGCGCGTCGGTCACCCCTGTCCGGTCAGCCGCGAGCAGGGTCCGCAGCTCGCGCCCGGTGTCCCCGCCCGCGAAGCCGGTGACGGTCGTCTCGAAGCCGAGCGCGGCCAGCACCCGGGCCACGTTCAGGCCCTTGCCGCCGGGGCGCTCGGTCACCTCCCGCACGCGGTGCGACGCGTGCGGGGTGAGCCGGGGCACGCGGTAGGTGAGGTCGAGCGCGGCATTGAGCGTGACAGTCAGGATCATTGGCGCACACCACCCTCATCAACACACGGAACCAGCGTCACCGGCCCCCGCTCCGGGCGGCGGGCGCGCGAGTGATCATGCCATTGGATTCGCCGACGGGCGAGCCCCCAGGGGCAGTTCAGAGCGCTCCGGGGGACACCACCCACTCGCCGCGGCGCATGACTCCGGCCAGGGCGAATTCCTCGTCGAGCACCACCAGATCGGCGTATTTGCCCGGCTCCAGCGAGCCCACTTCGCCGTCCACGCCCAGCAGCCGCGCGGGGTTCGCGGACAGGGCCGCGACCACGTCGGTGACCGGCAGCCGGTCCACGGTCACCGCGCGCCGGAAGGCGTGGTCCAAGGTCAGCGTCGAGCCGGCGATGGAGCCGCCCTCGACCAGCCGCGCCACCCCGTCGCGCACCTCGACCTCCAGCCGGCCCAGCGGATAGCGGCCGTCACCCATGCCGGCGGCGCCCATGGCGTCGGTGATGAAGGCGACCCGGGCCGCGCCCGCCGCCCGGAACGCCAGCTCCAGGGCGGCCGGGTGCAGATGGGTGCCGTCGTTGATCAGCTCGACGGTGACCCGGTCGTCCTCCAGCAGCGCGGCGACCGGGCCCGGCTCCCGGTGGCCCAGCGGCGGCATAGCGTTGAACAGGTGGGTGGCCACGGTCGCGCCCGCGTCCACGGCCTCCAGCGTGCCCTCGTAGGTGCCGTCGGTGTGCCCCACGGCGGCGATGACACCGCCGTCCGCGAGCAGCCGCACCGAGTCCAGGCCGCCGGGGCGCTCCGGTGCGAGGGTCACCATCCGCGCCTGGCCGCGCGCGGCCTCCACGAGCTTGCGCACGTCGGCCGGATCGGGGTCGCGCAGCAGCGACTCCTCGTGCGCGCCGCGCCGCTCGCAGGCGATGAACGGGCCCTCGTAGTGGATGCCGGCGAGGTCGCCCTGTTCGGCCAGTTCGCTCAGCGATCCGGCCTGCCGGCACAGGTCGTCCAGGTCCCCGGTGACGGTGGAGGCGGCCATGGTGGTGGTGCCGTGCCTGCGGTGGGTGCCGATGACGGTCAGCGAGTCCTCGTGGGTGCCGGCCGAGAAGGAGGCGCCCCCGCCGCCGTGCACGTGCATGTCGACGAAGCCGGGGACGATCCAGTGGCCCGTCAGGTCGAGCGTCTCGCCGGGAGCCGCCCCCTCACCGGGGGCGTCCGCGGCGACCAGGCGGCGGCCCTCGACCGTGAGTCCGCCGTCCTCCCGCACTCCGCCGGGGAGCACCACCCGGGCCCCGGTCAGCACCGTTCGCTTGCTCATCGGCTCGCAACCTCCGCGGAGAGAAGATCCCAGGCGAGAAGTCCCGCGCCCAGGCAGCCGGCGGCGTCCCCGAGTGCCGCGGGCACGATTGCCGGGAGTGGCTGGAATGTGACCTTCTGGCGTACCGCCTCCCGGAGCGGAACGAAGAGGGTGTCGCCCGCCTCGGCGAGGCCGCCGCCGATGATCAGTGTGCGCGGGTCGAGCAGCGTGAGTCCCGTGACCAGGCCGGTGGCCAGCGCGTCGATGGCGTCGTCCCACACTTCCTGGGCACGCGGGTCGCCCGACTCGACGGCCTTGGCCGCGTCGGCGGCCGTGGCCCTGGGGTCCCCGCACGCCTCGGCCCAGGCCAGCCCGACGGCGGAGGCGGAGGCCAGCCGCTCCAGACAGCCACGCTGCCCGCAGCCGCACGGCGGCCCGTCGGGGCGTACGACGATGTGGCCGATCTCCCCGGCGCTGCCGTGCGCGCCGGGCTCGACCGTCGTGCCGATGCCGATGGCCCCCGCGATGCCGGTGCCCAGCGGGACGAACAGATAGCGGTCCACGCCCGCGCCCGCGCCGAGGCGCCCCTCGGCCAGGCCGCCGGTGCGCACGTCGTGGCCCAGGGCGACCGGCAGCGGCGGCAGTTCCGTGGGCCGCCCCTGCCCGAGCCGTTCGCTCAGCAGCGTGCGCATGGGGACGTCGCGCCAGCCGAGGTTGGCGGAGAAGACGGCGATGCCCCGCTCCTCGTCGATGACGCCGGGCACGGCGACCCCCGCCGCCGCCGGCTCGGTGCCCCACTGCTCCAGGCCGGTGGCCCGCAGTTCGGCGGCGAAGTCGAGGATTCCCTCGACCACGGCCTCGGGCCCGCGTTCGCGCTCGGTGGTGCGGCGCACCTCGTGCAGCAGCTCGTTGTCGGCGCCGACGAGCGCGGCTTTCATGCCGGTGCCGCCGACATCGAGGGCGATGACGTACTGCGGGGCCTTGCCGCTCGCGGGCTCAACACGGGTATCCACGCCGCACAGTCTCCCGCGATTGCATCGGAAAGGTCTAGTCCACTCCAGGGATCTTCTTTCCGGATACGCCCTTCGGCCGTGCCCGGAGCGCCGACCGGCAAGCGGGGAAAGGGATTTTGTCCGTATCCGGGCTGGAACTCGCCGAGAATCCGGACCGGAACTCGCCAAGCAGAACTGAACGGAAACCAACCGGATTCCGTACCGGTATCCAACCCGGTGTAGACCCCGTGGCACACGCGGAGGGAGACTCGCGGCTCGGACACGGGCAGGAGAGGCCGTGCCAGGGGGGAGGCACTCAGCACGTTCTGAGGGGTAGTGGAGAACATGGAAAGACGGCGTTTCCTTGGTATGACTGCTTCCGGAGTGGCCGGGGCAGCCGGTCTGACCTCGCTGTCAGGGTGCGGAACCGGGTCCGGTTCCGGAGATGTCACGCTCAAGCTCGTGGCCGCCGACTACGGCGACCCGGGCGGCAACAACAGCTCCGAGACCTACTGGAAGTCGCTCGCCGACGCCTTCACCAAGGAGAACCCCGACATCAAGGTCGATGTCACCGTCTACAGCTGGAACGTGATCGGCAAGAAGCTCAACGAGATGGTCAAATCCGGCAACGTACCGGACATAGCCCAGCTCGACTCGTACGCCAACTGGGCTGCCGAGGGAAGGCTCTACAAGGTCAGCGAGCTGCTCCCCATCCCCGCGCAGGCCGAGTTCCTCGTCGCCCTCGCCGAGGCGGGCGAGGTGCACCGCGTCCAGTACGGACTGCCCTTCGTGGCCAGCACCCGGCTGCTCTTCTACAACAAGAACCTCTTCTCCCAGGCCGGACTCGACCCCGACTCGGCCCCCGAGAGCTGGGACGACATCAAGTCCGCCGCGAAGGCGCTGAAGAAGGCGGGCGTGAAGATCCCCTACGGGCTGCCGCTGGGCTCCGAGGAGGCCCAGGCCGAGACCTTCATGTGGATGATCAGCAACGGCGGCTCCTACGTCGACAGCGTCGGCAACTACACCATCAACTCCCCGGAGAACGTCGAGGCGTTCACCTGGCTGCGCGACAACCTCGTCGACCCCGGCCTCACCAACTCCCAGCCCGAGCGGACCAACCGGCAGGAGCTCTTCGACGCCTTCGGCCGCGGTGAGGTCGGCATGCTCAACGGCCACCCCACGCTGATGCCCCAGGCCGACCGGCACAGCGTGCAGTACGGCACCGGCAAGCTCCCCGGCAAGGACGGCCCCGCCGAAGGCAACCTCGGCGTCGCCGACTGGACGATGGCCTTCAAGGAGAACGGCCACCGCGACGAGTGCGGGAAGCTCCTCGCCTTCATCTACCGGGAGAAGAACCACTACGCCTTCGCCGACCGCTACGACCTGATGCCGGTCACCACCGCCACGACCAAGCACATGCGCCGCGACCGCAAGCACAAGGAGCTGTGGCGCTTCCTGGACCAGCTCAGCGGCGCCGAGTTCTACCCCGTCGGCAAGGTCTCCTGGGCCACGATCAACACCGAGCTGAAGACCACCGTCGGACAGGCCGCGGCCAAGGGCGGCGACCCGAAGGCGGTGCTCAGCGCGCTCCAGCGCGATGCCGAGGCCGCCGACAAGAAGGCCGAGTCCTGAGCCCCTCGGCGCGGAGCCTCGCGCCCGGCCGGAGCCCTGCGTCCGCTCGAAGCCCTGAGCGCTCTGTCGGACCGCGCCGGTAGCGTGGAGGGATGAGCGACACGGACGGCGGCAGCGGGGGCGAGGAGCGTGTGGCACCCCCTGAACGGGGTGCGGGCCTGACGGACCAGGACCGCGCCGTGCTCGCCTTCGCCGCCCGCGGCTGGCCCTCGCCCGGCGCCAAGGAACGGGCCATACGCGAGCGGCTCGGCATGTCCCCGGTGCGTTATTACCAGTTGTTGAACTGGCTGCTGGACGACCAGGCGGCGCTCGCGTACGACCCCGTCACCGTCAACCGGCTGCGGCGCGCCCGGCAGCACAGCCGCGACCGCACCCGTTAGCGGGGCGGCCCCGGCTCGCTAAGGTGCGCGGCATGCCGCTGCCTGAAACTGTCACCGAGGCGGGGCGCGCCGGGCTGGCCGCCCTCCTCGCCGACCCCGCCCGCGCCGTGCTCGCCTTCGACTTCGACGGGACGCTCGCGCCCATCGTCCCCGACCCGCGCGACGCCCGCGCCCACCCCGGCGCGCTGCCCGCGCTCGCCCGGCTCGCGCCAAGGCTGCGGGCCATCGCCGTCGTCACCGGCCGCCCGGCCGCCGACGCCGTACGCTACGGCGGCTTCGAAGGCGTGAGCGGACTGGAGGGACTCACCGTGCTGGGAGCGTACGGCGCCGAGCGCTGGGACGCGGCGGACGGCGCCGTACGCGCGCCCGAGCCGCCGCCCGGGGTCGCCGCCGCACGGGCCGAACTCCCCGCGCTGCTGGAGCGGCTGGGCGCGCCCGAGGGCACCTGGACGGAGGACAAGGGCCGCGCTGTCGCCGTCCACACGCGGCGCACGGCATCCCCCGAGGCGGCGTTCGCGCTGCTGCGCGAGCCGCTGTACGCGCTCGCGGAGCGGCACGGGCTCGTGGTCGAGCCCGGCCGCCTCGTGCTGGAGCTTCGGCCGCCCGGCGCCGACAAGGGCGCCGCGCTCAGGAGCTTCGTCCTGGAGCGGGAGGCCGGGGCTGTGGCCTACGCCGGTGATGACCTCGGGGATGTCGCCGCGTACGACGCGGTGGACGTGCTGCGGGGAGAGGGAGTGCCGGGCCTGCTGCTCTACTCCGCACCGGACGGCGCCGCCGAGCGGGTGCCGGAGCTGACGTCCCGGGCGGATGTGTCGTTGCCGGGTCCGGCGGGGCTGGTGGCCTTCCTGGAGGGACTGGCCGAGCGGCTGTAGCCCGGGCCGGCTCGGGGCTGTCCGCCAGGTTGTCCCTCCGCCGGAGAGGCGGGGATCAGCCGGCCGGGCGGAGCTCCGTCAGCTGGTCCAGGAGCCAGCGGGTGGGCGGGTGGGCGGTGGCCGTGGCGGACAGGCGCTTGGTGCGCTCCTGGCGGTCGGCGGGGTCCATCGTGAGGGCCGTCCGCAGCGCCGCGGCGGTGGACGTGATGTCGAAGGGGTTCACACAGAGCGCGTCCTCGCCCATCTCCTCGTACGCCCCGGCCTCCCGCGAGAGCACCAGGGCGCAGCCCTCCTCGGACACGACGGGGATCTCCTTGGCCACCAGGTTCATCCCGTCCCTGATGGGGTTGACCAGCGCCACGTCGGCCAGCCGGTAGGCGGCCAGGGAGCGCGCGAAGTCGTCCTTGACGTGGAGGACGACCGGCGTCCAGCCGGGGGTGCCGAACTCGGCGTTGACGCCGTCGGCGACCCGGGAGACCTCGGCCGTGTAGTCGCGGTAGACCGCCAGGTCCTGCCGCGAGGGGTAGGCGAAGGCCAGGTGCACCACGTGCTCGCGCCACTCGGGGTGGTCCAGGAGCAGGCGGCGGTACGCGTACAGGCCGCGCACGATGTTCTTGGACAGCTCGGTGCGGTCCACACGGACGACGGTGCGGCGCGGGCTCCCGTCCGGCGCCGTGCCGATCTGCTCGCGCAGCTGCGCCATCCGCGCGGTGACGTCCTCGCGGTAGGCACGCTCGCGCAGGAAGTCCGCGTCCGCGCCCAGTGGGTGGACGCCGATCCGCGTGGTGCGGCCCTCGTAAGTGATCCCGTCGTCGGTGACCGTGGCGCCCAGCACCCGCTCGCAGCACTCGGTGAACAGCCGCGCCCAGCGCCGGGTGAGGAAGGCCGCGCGGTCGGCGCCGAGCATGCCGCGCAGCACCCGCGCGGCCACCTCGTCGGGCAGCAGCCGGTAGTAGTCGGCCGGTGCCCAGGGGGTGTGCGAGAAGTGGCCGATCCGCAGGTCGGGGCGCCGCTCGCGCAGCAGCCCGGGGACGAGCGTGAGGTGGTAGTCCTGCACCAGGACGGTCGCGCCCTGGGCGGCCTCTTCGGCGAGCGCGTCGGCGAAGGCCGCGTTGTACTCCTCGTACGCCGTCCACTGCCGGGCGAAGTCCTCGTCGAAGGCGGGCTCCAACGGGGTCTGGTACAGCATGTGGTGGGTGAACCACAGCACGGAGTTGGCGACGCCCTGGTACGCGGCCTCGAAGGTGGCGGCGGGGATGTCGAGCATCCGTACGGTCTGACCGCCGGTGTCCGAGGGGTCGAGCCGGCCCGCGAAGCGGCGTACCGCCTCGCGGTCACCGTCGCCGAGGGCCGCGCACACCCATACGGCGTCGGTCTCGGGCCCGATGGCGGAGAGGCCGGAGACGAGACCGCCGCCGCCCCGCTTGGCGGTGAGCGTGCCGTCCTCGTCCGCCGAGAAGGAGACGGGACCGCGGTTGGACGCGACGAGTACCTGCGACGTTGTGTCAGCGACCATGCGCGGAGCTTAGCCGCCGCCGGAACCGCTCAAACGTGCGTGAGGCCGAACGAGCCTCCGGCCGTCCGGGAAGAGCCTCCGGCCGCCGGCGCGGCCGGAGCCGGCCTCATCAGGCCGCCCAGCCCGGCCGGTACTCGGGCACCGTGCGCATCGGGGGCCGCTCCTCGGTACGCAGGAGGTGGTCGCGCGGTACGAAGGTGCCGGCCTGGTCGCGCTCGAACTGGGTCAGGGGGAGGCCGCCGGGCCCGGGCTCCGGCCAGCACAGCCGCCGCTGCGCCGTCGCGTAGATCGCCGTCGCCATCCGGCCCAGCGCCGGCCCGTCCTGGTGCCGGTGGCGGCGTACGCCGACGTCGACCTGCGCCAGCGCGTCCAGCCCCACCAGGTCCAGCGCGTCGATGAGCAGCGCCAGCTCCACCCCGTAGCCGACGGGGAACGGCAGCCGCTCCAGCAGGCCGCGGCGGACCGCGTACTCGCCGCCCAGCGGCTGGACCATGCCCGCCAGCAGCGGCCAGTGCAGGTTCAGCAGCGGCCGGGCCACCAGCTCGGTCACCCGGCCGCCGCCCGCGGGGCTGTCGCGCAGCGGACGGTCGTACATGGCCTTGACGAACTGGAGCTGCGGATCGGTCAGCAGCGGGCCGACGATGCCGGAGACGAAGTCGGCCGAGAACTCGCTCAGGTCGGCGTCCACGAAGCAGACGATGTCGCCGTGGGTGGCCAGCAGCGAGCGCCACAGCACCTCGCCCTTGCCGGGCAGCGCGGGCAGCCGGGGGAGCACCTCGTCGCGGTGGACGACCTTGGCGCCGGCCGCCCCCGCGACCTCGGCCGTGCGGTCCGTCGAGCCGGAGTCCATGACGACCAGCTCGTCCACCAGCGGAACCGCGCTGGAGGCCAGCTCGCGGCGGATGACCGAGACGATCTCGCCCACGGTGGCCTCCTCGTCCAGTGCGGGCAATACCACGCTGACGGTCGTGCCCTTGCGGCGCTTGGCCGCCAGCAGCAGGTCAAGCGGCCGGTCGGCCGCGCTCCAGGACCGGCTGCGCAGCCATTGCCCCACTTCATCGAGCACGTGCGCGCCCTCCTGTGATCCATCTCGCGGTGCGGACGTCTGTCTCGAGCCGTACCGCCGTCGGTTACAGTCTTGAACAACGTGCACGACCCCCGCATGCCGGGGTCCGCGCGACAAACGCCCGGGTGGCCTGTGCCGGCCGGTGCCATAGAGCAGCTCATCCAGAGGGGCAGAGGGAACGGCCCGTTGAAGCCCCGGCAACCATCCCGCGGTCCGCGCGTGCGCGGACACTCACAGGCGAGACCGCCTACGTGGGGAAGGTGCCAATTCCG
This sequence is a window from Streptomyces sp. NBC_01775. Protein-coding genes within it:
- a CDS encoding 1-phosphofructokinase family hexose kinase, yielding MILTVTLNAALDLTYRVPRLTPHASHRVREVTERPGGKGLNVARVLAALGFETTVTGFAGGDTGRELRTLLAADRTGVTDALVEVSGRTRRTVGVVDESTGDTTQLNEPGPHVGPQEWDSFLDAYRLLLRSGTEAVALCGSLPPGVPVGAYAELVREARTTRTPVLLDTSGEPLRRGLAARPELVKPNAHELAGITGTSEPLRAARAAQRRGARAVAASLGADGMLMVTQDGTWSAGVPERLTGNPTGAGDSAVAGLLSGLAEGLPWPDRLARAVALSAATVRSPVAGEFDEETYARLLPSVRVQQVDIP
- the nagA gene encoding N-acetylglucosamine-6-phosphate deacetylase, translating into MSKRTVLTGARVVLPGGVREDGGLTVEGRRLVAADAPGEGAAPGETLDLTGHWIVPGFVDMHVHGGGGASFSAGTHEDSLTVIGTHRRHGTTTMAASTVTGDLDDLCRQAGSLSELAEQGDLAGIHYEGPFIACERRGAHEESLLRDPDPADVRKLVEAARGQARMVTLAPERPGGLDSVRLLADGGVIAAVGHTDGTYEGTLEAVDAGATVATHLFNAMPPLGHREPGPVAALLEDDRVTVELINDGTHLHPAALELAFRAAGAARVAFITDAMGAAGMGDGRYPLGRLEVEVRDGVARLVEGGSIAGSTLTLDHAFRRAVTVDRLPVTDVVAALSANPARLLGVDGEVGSLEPGKYADLVVLDEEFALAGVMRRGEWVVSPGAL
- a CDS encoding ROK family protein; the encoded protein is MKAALVGADNELLHEVRRTTERERGPEAVVEGILDFAAELRATGLEQWGTEPAAAGVAVPGVIDEERGIAVFSANLGWRDVPMRTLLSERLGQGRPTELPPLPVALGHDVRTGGLAEGRLGAGAGVDRYLFVPLGTGIAGAIGIGTTVEPGAHGSAGEIGHIVVRPDGPPCGCGQRGCLERLASASAVGLAWAEACGDPRATAADAAKAVESGDPRAQEVWDDAIDALATGLVTGLTLLDPRTLIIGGGLAEAGDTLFVPLREAVRQKVTFQPLPAIVPAALGDAAGCLGAGLLAWDLLSAEVASR
- a CDS encoding extracellular solute-binding protein, translating into MTASGVAGAAGLTSLSGCGTGSGSGDVTLKLVAADYGDPGGNNSSETYWKSLADAFTKENPDIKVDVTVYSWNVIGKKLNEMVKSGNVPDIAQLDSYANWAAEGRLYKVSELLPIPAQAEFLVALAEAGEVHRVQYGLPFVASTRLLFYNKNLFSQAGLDPDSAPESWDDIKSAAKALKKAGVKIPYGLPLGSEEAQAETFMWMISNGGSYVDSVGNYTINSPENVEAFTWLRDNLVDPGLTNSQPERTNRQELFDAFGRGEVGMLNGHPTLMPQADRHSVQYGTGKLPGKDGPAEGNLGVADWTMAFKENGHRDECGKLLAFIYREKNHYAFADRYDLMPVTTATTKHMRRDRKHKELWRFLDQLSGAEFYPVGKVSWATINTELKTTVGQAAAKGGDPKAVLSALQRDAEAADKKAES
- a CDS encoding DUF3263 domain-containing protein, whose product is MSDTDGGSGGEERVAPPERGAGLTDQDRAVLAFAARGWPSPGAKERAIRERLGMSPVRYYQLLNWLLDDQAALAYDPVTVNRLRRARQHSRDRTR
- the otsB gene encoding trehalose-phosphatase, whose protein sequence is MPLPETVTEAGRAGLAALLADPARAVLAFDFDGTLAPIVPDPRDARAHPGALPALARLAPRLRAIAVVTGRPAADAVRYGGFEGVSGLEGLTVLGAYGAERWDAADGAVRAPEPPPGVAAARAELPALLERLGAPEGTWTEDKGRAVAVHTRRTASPEAAFALLREPLYALAERHGLVVEPGRLVLELRPPGADKGAALRSFVLEREAGAVAYAGDDLGDVAAYDAVDVLRGEGVPGLLLYSAPDGAAERVPELTSRADVSLPGPAGLVAFLEGLAERL
- a CDS encoding alpha,alpha-trehalose-phosphate synthase (UDP-forming); this encodes MVADTTSQVLVASNRGPVSFSADEDGTLTAKRGGGGLVSGLSAIGPETDAVWVCAALGDGDREAVRRFAGRLDPSDTGGQTVRMLDIPAATFEAAYQGVANSVLWFTHHMLYQTPLEPAFDEDFARQWTAYEEYNAAFADALAEEAAQGATVLVQDYHLTLVPGLLRERRPDLRIGHFSHTPWAPADYYRLLPDEVAARVLRGMLGADRAAFLTRRWARLFTECCERVLGATVTDDGITYEGRTTRIGVHPLGADADFLRERAYREDVTARMAQLREQIGTAPDGSPRRTVVRVDRTELSKNIVRGLYAYRRLLLDHPEWREHVVHLAFAYPSRQDLAVYRDYTAEVSRVADGVNAEFGTPGWTPVVLHVKDDFARSLAAYRLADVALVNPIRDGMNLVAKEIPVVSEEGCALVLSREAGAYEEMGEDALCVNPFDITSTAAALRTALTMDPADRQERTKRLSATATAHPPTRWLLDQLTELRPAG
- a CDS encoding glucosyl-3-phosphoglycerate synthase, which encodes MLDEVGQWLRSRSWSAADRPLDLLLAAKRRKGTTVSVVLPALDEEATVGEIVSVIRRELASSAVPLVDELVVMDSGSTDRTAEVAGAAGAKVVHRDEVLPRLPALPGKGEVLWRSLLATHGDIVCFVDADLSEFSADFVSGIVGPLLTDPQLQFVKAMYDRPLRDSPAGGGRVTELVARPLLNLHWPLLAGMVQPLGGEYAVRRGLLERLPFPVGYGVELALLIDALDLVGLDALAQVDVGVRRHRHQDGPALGRMATAIYATAQRRLCWPEPGPGGLPLTQFERDQAGTFVPRDHLLRTEERPPMRTVPEYRPGWAA